The window CTGCAGTAACTTGCCCCGATCATCGTTAAGCGCGCACCAACCCGCAAATCCTTAACGGGATCTGAAGATCACGGATTCAAGTCGACGAAGTCGACCACGACACCCTATACCAAGGGTTTCGTTTGCTTCGGAATCGACTCAACTTGCGTTGACAGTCGAAAAGCCGAAAACCATTGTCGCCTCAGCAAGGCGCTGGATCATCCAGCCAGTCAAAGGACGCACCGATGCTCGACAACGTGACCCCCTCGCCGGCCCACCGCATCGGCGCCCTCGTGACCGAGATCCTGGCCCGCCGCGGCCACCGCGACGCCCTCCCGGCCGACGCCGAGCTGGCGCGCCTGGGCCTGACGTCGATCGACATGGTCGAGGTCATGCTCGGCGTGGAATCGGAGTTCGACCTCGCGATCCCGCCGCGCGACATCACCCTCGACAACTTCCGCTCGGTGAACGCCATCGCGGGCCTGGTGGGCCGCATCGCGCACGCGGCCTGAGCGCGGACCCCTCCCGCGCTTGCCTTGGCGGGCGCGTCCGGCTTTGGTGCGGCGGATGACGCAGCCGAGGGTCGGGCCCTGAACGCACAGGACACAGGCGGGGACCGCGCGGTCGCCGGGAGCGCGGCCGACCGGCTGGTGCAGCTCCTCGACTACGTGGAGCAGGTGGTGAGGCTCGACGAGCGCGTGGCGATGCGCGTCGCCGACTACCGCCTCCCGGACGGGACCACCTTCTCGGTCCGCCCCGCCGACGTGGCGGGCCTGCCCGGCGTGACGCTCGACGGGCCGGACGGCGACCCGCCGGCCTGGCTCGCGGTGCAGCGGCTCCCCCGTGTGCCGCCCCCGCCGCCGCCGGAGGCCCTCCGCCCCTGGCTCGCCGAGGTCGCCGACCCCGCGGTGCTGCCGGCGGCCCGCGCCGAGATCCTGCGCACCGTGTCCCCGGCCGAGCGCGCGGCGCTGATCGCCGCCGACCGCGCCGCCGAGGAGGACTTCGCCCCCGTCCCGGCCCGCGAGGGCGCGGAAGGCCACGGCGACCACGACCTGCGCCTCCGCTTCGCCGACCAGCCCGGCCTCGCCGGGGCGCTCGACGCCTACCGGGCCGGGCCCTGGGCCGCGTGGGCCGCCGACGAGGGCCCGCGCCGGCGCACGCAGGCGCTCTACGGCGCGCTCTACAGGCTGCAGCAGGCCCTGGAACTCGGCGGCGGCGGGGGCGCGGTCGAGGCCGTGTGGGGGATCGGCCCGGTGCGGTGGCGGCGCGGCGCCCGCGCGGTCGACCGCCCGCTGATCGAATGCGCCGTCGAGCTCGACCTCGACCCCGACGGCCGCCTGTCCGTGCGGCCCACCGGCGCGCCCGCGCGCCTCGACCTCAAGCCCCACGAGGAAATGGGCGCCGACGGCCTCGGCGCGCTCGACGCCGCGCTGCGCGCCGGCCTCGCCGCCCTGGAGGCCGAGGACGGCCTGTCGCCGTTCCGCCCCGCCGGCTTCGCGCCGCTGCTGCGCCTCGCCGCCACCCGCCTGTCGGCCGGCGGCGCCTTCCACGAGGCCGACGCGGCCGCGGCCGACGAGGGCGACGGCGAGCCCGCGGTGTCGGGCGGCTGGGTTCTCTACGCCCGGCCGCGCTCGCAGCACGTGGTGCTCGACGACATCGCGCGGTTCCGCGCGGCGGCGCTCGGCGGCGTGCCCGTGAACGGCCTCGCCGAGCGCCTCGTCACGCCGCCCTCAGACGGCGCGGGCGGAGCCTGGGCGCCGCTCGGCACCGCGATCGGCGAGGGCGCGCCGGGTGGCCCGGCAGGGGCCGACGAGCCCGCCTTCGGCGAGGTGTTCTTCCCCAAACCCTTCAACGACGACCAGGTCGCCATCGTGCGCCGGCTCGCGGGCGCGGACGGCCTCGTCGTGCAGGGGCCGCCCGGCACCGGCAAGACGCACACGATCGCCAACGTCATCTGCCACGCCATGGCGCTCGGCCAGCGCGTCCTCGTCGTGTCGCGCGGCGAGGCGGCGCTCAGCGTCCTGCGCGACCAGCTGCCCGAGAAGGTGCGCCCGCTCACCATCGCGATCCTGTCGTCGGAGCGCCAGGGCCTGCGCCAGGTCGAGACCGCGATCCGCGAGATCCAGGCGGTGGTGGAGGAAAGCCGGCCCGAGATCCGGCTGTCCGCCATCCGCCGCTGCGAGGCCGAGATCGTGAAGATCCGGGCGCGCCTCGCCGCGATCGACGCCGAGGTGGACGGGCTCGCGGCGCGCGAGGCCGTGCCGCTCGGCCCGGACGGCGAGCTGCCGGCCGACCTCGCCCGCCGCACCGCCGCGGAGCGCGGCGCGCGCGCCTGGTTCGACGACGCGCCGGCGCTCTACGCCGCCGAGGCCGGGCTCACCGAGCCCGACCTCGCGCGGCTGCGCGACGCCCGCGCCGCGGCGGGCGACTTCCTCGACCACGCCGAGGCCGCGCTGCCGCGGCCCGACGCCCTGCCGGACCCCGCCGCGCTGGCGGCCTGGCACGAGGACCTGCTCGACGGCGAGCGGCTCCTCGCCGCGAGCGCGGCCGGCCCGGCGCCGCCGATCCACCTCGCGCCGGAGGCCGCCCCCGCCGCGGGCCGCGCCGCCGCGGCGCTGCGCGACCTCGCCGCGGCGGCCGAGGGCGCGGCGGCGCGGCCCTCGCTCTCGGCGGTCCTGCCGGGCACGCTGTCGCGCGACGGCGCACCCGCGACGGCGGCGCTGCTGTCCTGCCGCGACGCCTGGGCGGAGGTCGAGCGCGAGGCCGCGCGGCTCGCCGCGGCCGCGGTGGAGCTGCCGCCGGAGATCCTGGACGACGCCGAAGCGCGCGCCGCGGTCGCGCGGGCGCGGCGCGGCGAGCGGCTGTGGCCGCTGGTGTCGCTCGGGCACGGCACCGCCAAGGCGCGCGTGGCCGCGATCCGCGTCCGCGGCCGCGATCCGGGCCGCGACGCCGGGGACTGGGCCGCGGTCGACGACGCGCTCGCGCTGGCCGACGCGCGCCGGGCGCTCGCGGCCCGGTGGCGGCAGCTCGCGGGCGGGGCGGGCGGGGACGGCGACCTCGACGGGCTCGCGGGTGCGGCGCGCCTGCTCGGCCTCGCGGACGCGATGGCGGGCCTGTTCGCCGCGCTCGGCCCGGCCGGGCGGCGCCTGCCCCCGCCGCCCCGCCTGGCGCGGGACCCCGGCGCGGCCCGCGCCCTCGCGGCGCAGATCGAGGCGGCCGCCGCCTCGGCGCGGCTCGTCGACGTGGCCGCCGATGTGGCGGCGGCGGCCGCGCGGTTTCCGGGAAGCGACCGCACCTCCGTCATGGCGCGGCAGATCCTCGACCAGCTCGTCGGCCGCTCGGACCTGCCGGCCGACAAGATCGCCGCGCTGTGGCGGGCCCTGCTGGCGCGCCTCGGCGAGGTCGCGGACCGGGCCGGCGCCTTCGCGCTCGTGCGCGACACCACGGCCCGCCTCGCGAGTGCGGGCGCGCCGCGCTGGGCCGCGCGGCTGCGCGCGGACCCGGACCCGGCCGCCCTGCCGGCGGATTGGCGCCGCGCCTGGGACGGCGCCGCGGCGGAAGCCAAGCTGGCCCGCGCCGACGGGCGCGAAGCGCTGCTGGCGCTGGCGCGCGAGCGCGACGCGCTCGACAGGCGCGGCCGCAAGCTGTTCGTGGAGCTCGTGCGCGAGCGGGCCTTCTACGCGCTGGAGCGGCGCCTGTCGCCGCGGGTCAAGTCGGCCCTCGTGGAATACGTCCGGGCGCTCGGGCGCCTCGGCAAGGGCACCGGCAAGGGCGCGGGCCGCCACCGCCGCGTGGCGCGGGACGCCATGGCGCGCTGCTACGACGCCGTGCCGTGCTGGATCATGCCGACCTGGCGCGTCGCCGAGCAGCTGCCCTCCGACATAGCGGCCTTCGACCTCGTGGTGCTCGACGAGGCGTCGCAGTCCGACGTGACGGAGCTTCCGGCCCTGCTGCGCGGCCGCAAGATCCTCGCGGTGGGCGACGACCGGCAGGTGAGCCCGACGCCGCCCTTCGTGTCGCAGGCCGCCGTGGCGCAGCTCCGCCACCGCTACTTGAGCCGCCTGCCCTACGCGGCGCTGCTGGAGCCGGGCGAAAGCCTCTACGACCTGATGCGCGCGGTGTTCCCCGACAGCCGGCTGATGCTGAAGGAGCACTTCCGCTGCGTTGAGCCGATCATTCGATTCTCGATGGGCTTCTATCCCGAGACGCTGATCCCGCTGCGCGTGCCGGCCGCGGCGGAGCGGCTCGACCCGCCGCTGGTCGACATCCACGTGCCGCACGGGGTCCGCGACGGGGCGCGCAAGATCAACCGCGCCGAGGCCGAGGTCATCGTCGACGAGGTCGAGCGGCTGATCGCGAGCCCGGAAGGCGCCGCGCGCTCGCTCGGCGTGATTTCGCTCGTCGGCGCCGAGCAGGCGGAGCTGGTGCGCGTGCTCCTCACGGAGCGCATCGGCGAGGAAGCCATGCAGCGCCACCGCGTGCTGTGCTCGAACAGCGCCGGCTTCCAGGGCAACGAGCGCGACGTGGTGTTCCTGTCCATGGTGGCAGACCGCCGCCGGCGCACGACGCTGACCGCCCTGCCCTACGAGCAGCGCTTCAACGTCGCGGCCTCCCGCGCGCGCGACCGGCTGGTGCTGGTGCGCTCGGTCGGGCTCGACGACCTCGCGGCGGCCGACCTCAAGCACCGCCTCATCTCGCATTTCGAGCGCCCCATGCCGGCGGCCGCGCCCGCGGGCGACCTCGCCGAGCGCTGCGAGTCGGGCTTCGAGCGCGACGTGCTGGCGCGCCTCCTCGCGCTCGGCTACCGCACCCTGCCCCAGGTCGGCTCCGAGGGCTTCCGCATCGACCTCGTGGTGGAGGGCGCGGAAGGCCGGCGCCTAGCTGTGGAATGCGACGGCGACAGCTTCCACGGGCCGGAGCGCTGGCGCGACGACATGCGGCGCCAGCGCATCCTGGAGCGCGTCGGCTGGCGCTTCTGGCGCTGCTTCGCCTCGTCGTTCTACCGCGACCCCGACGCCGTGATGGCCGACCTCGTGGCGGCGCTGGAGCGCGAGGGCATCGCGCCCCAGGCGGGCGAGGGCGCGCGCGACGCGTCGGCGCGGCTGGTCGAGCACCGCGTCGCCCCGGTGCCCGCGGGCCTCGACCGCGCCGGGGACGCCCGCGCGGCCGAGCGGATCGCGGTGGGCGACCGGGTGGCGCTGCTGTTCCCCGACCGCCGCCGGCTGACGCTGCGCCTGACGGAGGGCGCCGACGACCGCGCGGGCGGCCTCCTGTCCGTGGCGACGCCGCTCGGCGCCGCGGTGGCGCGCGCCGAGGAGGGCGACGAGGTGGAGGTGGCCGAGGCCGGCGCCGCGCCGACGCGGGTCCTGGTCGAGGCGGTGATGCGGGCCGCGTGAGCCGCAGCGTCGACCGGGCGGGCCCGCCCCGCGTTCACGTCAAGGGGCCGATCAGGC is drawn from Lichenibacterium dinghuense and contains these coding sequences:
- a CDS encoding phosphopantetheine-binding protein; amino-acid sequence: MLDNVTPSPAHRIGALVTEILARRGHRDALPADAELARLGLTSIDMVEVMLGVESEFDLAIPPRDITLDNFRSVNAIAGLVGRIAHAA
- a CDS encoding AAA domain-containing protein encodes the protein MQLLDYVEQVVRLDERVAMRVADYRLPDGTTFSVRPADVAGLPGVTLDGPDGDPPAWLAVQRLPRVPPPPPPEALRPWLAEVADPAVLPAARAEILRTVSPAERAALIAADRAAEEDFAPVPAREGAEGHGDHDLRLRFADQPGLAGALDAYRAGPWAAWAADEGPRRRTQALYGALYRLQQALELGGGGGAVEAVWGIGPVRWRRGARAVDRPLIECAVELDLDPDGRLSVRPTGAPARLDLKPHEEMGADGLGALDAALRAGLAALEAEDGLSPFRPAGFAPLLRLAATRLSAGGAFHEADAAAADEGDGEPAVSGGWVLYARPRSQHVVLDDIARFRAAALGGVPVNGLAERLVTPPSDGAGGAWAPLGTAIGEGAPGGPAGADEPAFGEVFFPKPFNDDQVAIVRRLAGADGLVVQGPPGTGKTHTIANVICHAMALGQRVLVVSRGEAALSVLRDQLPEKVRPLTIAILSSERQGLRQVETAIREIQAVVEESRPEIRLSAIRRCEAEIVKIRARLAAIDAEVDGLAAREAVPLGPDGELPADLARRTAAERGARAWFDDAPALYAAEAGLTEPDLARLRDARAAAGDFLDHAEAALPRPDALPDPAALAAWHEDLLDGERLLAASAAGPAPPIHLAPEAAPAAGRAAAALRDLAAAAEGAAARPSLSAVLPGTLSRDGAPATAALLSCRDAWAEVEREAARLAAAAVELPPEILDDAEARAAVARARRGERLWPLVSLGHGTAKARVAAIRVRGRDPGRDAGDWAAVDDALALADARRALAARWRQLAGGAGGDGDLDGLAGAARLLGLADAMAGLFAALGPAGRRLPPPPRLARDPGAARALAAQIEAAAASARLVDVAADVAAAAARFPGSDRTSVMARQILDQLVGRSDLPADKIAALWRALLARLGEVADRAGAFALVRDTTARLASAGAPRWAARLRADPDPAALPADWRRAWDGAAAEAKLARADGREALLALARERDALDRRGRKLFVELVRERAFYALERRLSPRVKSALVEYVRALGRLGKGTGKGAGRHRRVARDAMARCYDAVPCWIMPTWRVAEQLPSDIAAFDLVVLDEASQSDVTELPALLRGRKILAVGDDRQVSPTPPFVSQAAVAQLRHRYLSRLPYAALLEPGESLYDLMRAVFPDSRLMLKEHFRCVEPIIRFSMGFYPETLIPLRVPAAAERLDPPLVDIHVPHGVRDGARKINRAEAEVIVDEVERLIASPEGAARSLGVISLVGAEQAELVRVLLTERIGEEAMQRHRVLCSNSAGFQGNERDVVFLSMVADRRRRTTLTALPYEQRFNVAASRARDRLVLVRSVGLDDLAAADLKHRLISHFERPMPAAAPAGDLAERCESGFERDVLARLLALGYRTLPQVGSEGFRIDLVVEGAEGRRLAVECDGDSFHGPERWRDDMRRQRILERVGWRFWRCFASSFYRDPDAVMADLVAALEREGIAPQAGEGARDASARLVEHRVAPVPAGLDRAGDARAAERIAVGDRVALLFPDRRRLTLRLTEGADDRAGGLLSVATPLGAAVARAEEGDEVEVAEAGAAPTRVLVEAVMRAA